The genomic segment GTTTTCTAGCCTGGATGATGGCTAGGTTGTTTTCTAGCCTGGATGATGgctaggttgttctctagcctggatgatggctaggttgttctctagcctggatgatggctaggttgttctctagcctggaTGATGGCTAGGTTGTTTTCTAGCCTGGATGATGgctaggttgttctctagcctggatgatgggtggttgttctctagcctggatgatggctaggttgttctctagcctggatgatgggtggttgttctctagcctggatgatggctaggttgttctctagcctggatgatgggtggttgttctctagcctggatgatggctaggttgttctctagcctggaTGATGGCTAGGTTGTTATCTAGCCTGGATGATGgctaggttgttctctagcctggaTGATGGCTAGGTTGTTCTCCAGCCTGGATGATGGCTAGGTTGTTATCTAGCCTGGATGATGgctaggttgttctctagcctggatgatggctaggttgttctccagcctggatgatggctaggttgttctctagcctggatgatggctaggttgttctctagcctggatgatggctaggttgttctccagcctggatgatggctaggttgttctccagcctggatgatggctaggttgttctctagcctggatgatggctaggttgttctccagcctggatgatggctaggttgttctctagcctggatgatggctaggttgttctctagcctggatgatggctaggttgttctctagcctggaTGATGGGTGGTTGTTCTCCAGCCTGGATGATGgctaggttgttctctagcctggatgatggctaggttgttctctagcctggatgatggctaggttgttctccagcctggatgatggctaggttgttctctagcctggatgatggctaggttgttctctagcctggatgatggctaggttgttctctagcctggatgatggctaggttgttctctagcctggatgatggctaggttgttctctagcctggatgatggctaggttgttctctagcctggaTGATGGCTAGGTTGTTCTGTCATTTTCCCTCCCTACCCTTCAGTCACATATTACGGTTCATTAACAGATCAATCAGCCAAAGCTGTCGATGAGGACCCTGGACCCCCGCATGCTGCAGAAGGGGCCAGACTTCACCCCGGCGTATGCAGACTTTGGCCGGTTGGCACCTGGCGGGCGCGGCGTCCCTGTAAGTCTGCACGTGGTCCTCTGCGGTGAGGGGGCTCCCCTGTGTGATAGCGACATCTGAACTGTCTTGTAAACTTGTAAAGTTTTTGCTGTTGTGTCCCCCAGTTGCTGAATGTTGGGGGTCCCAGACGTTCACAACCAGGGCAGAGGCGGGAGCCCCGAAAAATAATCATGAACATTTCAGTAACAGATGACGTTCACCTGAAGAAAGCCGAAAATGCGTGGAGGCCGAGCGTGAAGAGGGACTCCCAGGCGGAGGACCCGGAGAGCATCCGGACACAGGTGAGTGTGCACGGCCGATGGTGAGCgtccaccgccgctgcctctctctaTCACCGACTTTCTCGTTTCAGGCTCTTTTCCGTAAGGTTCGGAGCATCTTGAACAAACTGACACCTCAGATGTTCAACCAGCTGATGAAGCAGGTGATGGACCTGACGGTGGACACCGAGGAGCGGCTGAAAGGGGTGATAGACCTGGTGTTCGAGAAGGCCATCGACGAGCCCAGCTTCTCCGTGGCGTATGCAAACATGTGCAGGTGCCTGGCCACGGTGAGTATATCCATGGGCGGCAGTAGGCGTCGTCCAGGGGCGGCAGTAGGCGTCGTCCAGGGGCGGCAGTAGGCGTCGTCCAGGGGCGGCAGTAGGCGTCGTCCAGGGGCGGCAGTAGGCGTCGTCCAGGGGCGGCGGTAGGCGTCGTAGAGGGGCGGCGGTAGGCGTCGTCCAGGGGCGGCGGTAGGCGTCGTCCAGGGGCGGCAGTAGGTGTCGTCCAGGGGCGGCAGTAGGCGTCGTCCAGGGGCGGCAGTAGGTGTCGTCCAGGGGTGGCAGTAGGTGTCGTCCAGGGACGGCAGTAGGTGTCCTCCAGGGGTGGCGGTAGGTATCGTCCATGGGCGGCGGTAGGTGTCGTCCAGGGGCGGCGGTAGGTGTCGTCCAGGGCGGCGGTAGGTGTCGTCCAGGGGCGGCGGTAGGGGTCGTCCAGGGGCGGCGGTAGGCGTCGTCCAGGGGCGGCGGTAGGCGTCGTCCAGGGGCGACGGTAGGCGTCGTCCAGGGGCGGCGGTAGGCGTCGTCCAGGGGCGGCGGTAGGCGTCGTCCAGGGGCGGCGGTAGGCGTCGTCCAGGGGCGGCGGTAGGCGTCGTCCAGGGGCGGCGGTAGGCGTCGTCCAGGGGCGGCGGTAGGCGTCGTCCAGAGGCGACGGTAGGCGTCGTCCAGGGGCGGCCCGGAGCACCCGGCCGGCCTCAGCCTGACAGAAGTGTCGCTGGTATTTAGGTGTTTTTTTCCCCTCCTCTTATAGTTAAAGGTACCAATGGCTGACAAGCCCGGCGGCACTGTGAACTTCCGCAAGTtactgctcaaccgatgccagaagGAGTTTGAGAAGGACAAAGCAGATGACGACGTCTTCGAGAAGAAGCAGAAAGATCTGGAGCTGGCCACAACAGTAAGGGGAGACCTGAGCAGGAGGGTCCCTGGAGACCTCTCCAACCACCTGTGGCTGGGGTCTACTGCTGGGGTCTACTGCTGGGGTCTACTGCTGGGGTCTACTGCTGGGGTCTACTGCTGGGGTCTACTGCTGGGGTCTACTGCTGGGGTCTACTGCTGGGGTCTACTGCTGGGGTCTACTGCTGGGGTCTACTGCTGGGGTCTACTGCTGGGGTCTACTGCTGGGGTCTAATGCTGGGGTCTACTGCTGGGGTCTAATGCTGGGGTCTAATGCTGGGGTCTACTGCTGGGGTCTACTGCTGGGGTCTACTGCTGGGGTCTAATGCTGGGGTCTACTGCTGGGGTCTACTGCTGGGGTCTACTGCTGGGGTCTACTGCTGGGGTCTACTGCTGGAGTCTACGGCTGGGGTCTACGGCTGGGGTCTACGGCTGGGGTCTACGGCTGGGGTCTATTGCTGGGGTCTACTGCTGGGGTCTACTGCTGGGGTCTACTGCTGGGGTCTACTGCTGGGGTCTACTGCTGGGGTCTACTGCTGGGGTCTACTGCTGGGGTCTACTGCTGGGGTCTACGGCTGGGGTCTACGGCTGGGGTCTACGGCTGGGGTCTACGGCTGGGGTCTACGGCTGGGGTCTACGGCTGGGGTCTACGGCTGGGGTCTACGGCTGGGGTCTACGGCTGGGGTCTACGGCTGGGGTCTACGGCTGGGGTCTACTGCTGGGGTCTACTGCTGGGGTCTACTGCTGGGGTCTACTGCTGGGGTCTACTGCTGGGGTCTACTGCTGGGGTCTAATGCTGGGGTCTAATGCTGGGGTCTAATGCTGGGGTCTAATGCTGGGGTCTAATGCTGGGGTCTACGGCTGGGGTCTACGGCTGGGGTCTACTGCTGGGGTCTACTGCTGGGGTCTACTGCTGGGGTCTAATGCTGGGGTCTAATGCTGGGGTCTACTGCTGGGGTCTACGGCTGGGGTCCACTGCTGGGGTCCACGGCTGGGGTCCACGGCTGGGGTCCACGGCTGGGGTCTACTGCTGGGGTCTACTGCTGGGGTCTCCGCTCTACGTGCCGGATTTTACCATGTCTGACCCTTTTGTTGCTGTGGTGAGGAGGGGATCGAGGGTCCGGCAGCGTGGGGTCTCCATCTCCTGGCAGAGACTTGCTTGGCCGGGTAGCTTTTGGAGTGTAGCGTCCGCCTCCGtattactgtgtatatatatatatactgtgtatcccCATTATTGGGGAGGTGCAGGCATCACCCCCACTTGCTATTTGCCTCCTTGTGTCAGCAGCCGGAGGAGAAGACCCGTCTTCAGGAGGAGCTGGAAGACGCCAGGGACAAGGCGCGGCGGAGATCCATAGGGAACATTAAGTTCATCGGAGAACTGTTCAAGCTGAAGATGTTGACGGAGGCCATTATGCACGACTGCGTGGTGAAACTGCTGAAAAACCATGACGAGGAGTCGCTGGAGTGTCTGTGCCGCCTGCTCACCACCATTGGCAAAGACCTGGATTTCGAAAAGGCAAAGGTGATGATTGAGCCGTAGCCGCATTAGGCTTGTGCGTCCAGCCCCGGCCTCGGATCTCACCCGCCTCTGATTGTTCCAGCCACGGATGGATCAGTATTTCCACCAGATGGAGAAGATCGTGAAGGAGCGGAAAACGTCGTCCCGGATCCGCTTCATGCTGCAGGACGTGATCGACCTGAGACTGGTGCGTGCCGCCGTCCTTCCCTGACCTCCATTTGTTGCTGCACAGTCTCCAGGTCGCCCATTTATCCTTTGTTTCATGCAGTGCAACTGGGTGTCGCGAAGAGCGGACCAGGGCCCCAAAACCATCGAGCAGATCCACAAAGAGGCCAAAATAGAggagcaggaggagcagaggaAAGTGCAGCAGCTGATGACCAAAGAGAAGCGGAGGCCAGGTAAGACCCGCCACGTGCCAGGGGCGCCACGGCCTCTGCAGCCGACACTCATCCTTCACCTCTCCATCTCACAGCCGTGCAGCGAGTGGAAGAAGGAGGATGGAATATGGTCCAAGGTACTAAGAATAACCGGGTCCTGGACCCCACCAAGTTCCTGAAGATCACCAAGGTAAGAGGCGTGGTCCTGCGGGGGGGAGTGCTCCATCCTCGCTGCCTGTGACTTCCAGTGTGCCCCCTATTCTGTCACAGCCCACCATTGATGACAAGATCCAGCTGGTGCCCAAAGCTCAGCTCGGCAGCTGGGGGAAAGGGAGCAGCGGAGGAGCCAAGACCAGCGAGACAGGTGAGGGCGGCGGCCACACGTGGCGGTGTGACCGGATCTCCGGCCTCTGCGGTATTCACAGTCTCTGCTTTCTGCAGCAGAGTCCTTACGTCCGGGGGCCCCTGGTCTGAATCGATTCTCTGCCCTGCAACCTTCCATCTCTTCCACCACGTCCTCCGCCATCTCAGAGCTGGACAGCCGCAGGATACTAACAAGGTATGGAGTCGTGATGTGACCGGTGACTGCGCTGGGGCGGTGATGTCCCTGACGCTTTGTGTACCGATTCACCAGCCATGTGACCGCCGGCCGTGAGAGGAACGACAAGCCCACTCCCGCCTCCACCCTGGCCTCTCGCCCCAGCAGCTTCCTGCGAGGCAGCAGCACCAAGGACCTAATGGACAATCACGAAGAACCTCGGCGAGAGACTCTGCACATGCCAAAAACGCTGCCCGTCTCCACGGAGCGGGAGAAGGCCCCAAGTGTGGAGCGGAAGCTGCGAGAACCTGGTgagcgctccctccgcagcccccgtACCCAGGGCCGGCCGCACACTCACCGAGTACCTGTACCCAGGGCCGGCCGCACACCCACCCAGCACCTGTACCCGGGGCCGGCCGCACACTCACCCAGCACCTGTACCCAGGGCCAGCCGCACACCCACCCAGCACCTGTACCCAGGACCGGCCGCACACTCACCGAGTACCTGTACCCAGGGCCGGCCGCACACCCACCCAGCACCTGTACCCAGGACCGGCCGCACACTCACCCAGCACCTGTACCCAGGACCGGCCGCACACTCACCCAGCACCTGTACCCAGGGCCGGCCGCACACTCACCCAGCACCTGTACCCAGGGCCGGCCGCACACTCGCCCAGCACCTGTACCCAGGGCCGGCCGCACACTCACCCAGCACCTGTACCCAGGGCCGGCCGCACACTCACCCAGCACCTGTACCCAGGGCCGGCCGCACACTCGCCCAGCACCTGTACCCAGGGCCGGCCGCACACTCACCCAGCACCTGTACCCAGGGCTGGCCGCACACTCACCCAGCACCTGTACCCAGGGCCGGCCGCACACCCACCCAGCACCTGTACCCAGGGCCGGCCGCACACTCACCCAGCACCTGTACTCAGGGCCAGCTGCACACTCACCCAGCACCTGTACCCGGGGCCAGCTGCACACTCACCCAGCACCTGTACCCGGGGCCGGCCGCACACTCACCCAGCACCTGTACTCAGGGCCAGCCGCACACTCACCCAGCACCTGTACCCAGGGCCGGCCGCACACTCACCCAGCACCTGTACCCAGGGCCGGCCGCACACTCACCCAGCCCCTGTACTCAGGACCGGCCGCACACTCACCCAGCACCTGTACCCGGGGCCGGCCGCACACTCACCCAGCACCTGTACCCGGGGCCGGCCGCACACTCACCCAGCACCTGTACCCGGGGCCGGCCGCACACTCACCCAGCACCTGTACTCAGGACCGGCCGCACACTCACCCAGCACCTGTACCCGGGGCCGGCCGCACACCCACCCAGCACCTGTACCCAGGGCCGGCCGCACACTCACCCAGCACCTGTACCCGGGGCCGGCCGCACACTCACCCAGCACCTGTACCCGGGGCCGGCCGCACACTCACCCAGCACCTGTACCCTGGGCCGGCCGCACACTCACCCAGCACCTGTACCCAGGGCCGGCCGCACACTCACCGAGCACATGTACCCAGGGCCGGCCGCACACTCACCCAACACATGTTTGTGTTTGTCTCTAGCCAAGTGCGAGACCCCCGAGTCCGACAAATCCCCGGTGTCAGAAGACGAGCTGGAGCGGAAATCTAAGGCCATCATAGACGAGTTCCTGCACATCAATGACTATAAGGTCGGCCATCGTCCTGTGCGGGGGGCAGTGCAGACCGCCCAGATCTGACCTGTGCCGTCCTGTGTCTAGGAGGCTGTGCAGTGCGTGGAGGAGCTGGCCGTACAGGGCTCGCTGGCCATCTTTGTCCGTGTGGGGGTAGAGTCCACGCTGGAAAGGAGTCAGATCACCCGCGACCACATGGGACAACTGCTGTATCAGCTGGTGCAGTCCGGGAAGCTCAGCCAGCAGAACTTCTACACCGGGTGAGGAGCGGAGGGTGAGGGGGTCTGCGGGCAGGAGAGTGGGGGGGTCTGCGGGCAGCAGGGTGAGGAGCGGACAGTGGGGGGGTCTGCGGGCAGCAGGGTGAGGGGGTCTGCGGGCAGGAGAGTGGGGGGGTCTGCGGGCAGCAGGGTGAGGGGGTCTGCGGGCAGCAGGGTGGGGTGCGGACAGTGGGGGGGTCTGCGGGCAGCAGGGTGAGGGGGTCTGCGGGCAGCAGGGGGGTCTGCGGGCAGCAGGGTGAGGGGGTCTGCGGGCAGCAGGGTGAGGGGGTCTGCGGGCAGCAGGGTGGGGAGCGGACAGTGGGGGGGTCTGCGGGCAGCAGGGTGGGGGGGTCTGCAGGGTGAGGGGGTCTGCGGGCAGCAGGGTGAGGAGCGGACAGTGGGGGGGTCTGCGGGCAGCAGAGTGGGGGGGTCTGCGGGCAGCAGGGTGGGGGGGTCTGCGGGTAGCAGGGTGAGGGGGTCTGCAGGGTCAGGGGGTCTGCGGGCAGCAGGGAGAGGAGCGGACAGTGGGGAGGTCTGTGGGCAGCAGGGTGAGGGGGTCTGCGGGCAGCAGGGTGAGGAGCGGACAGTGGGGGGGTCTGCGGGCAGCAGGGTGGGAGGGTCTGCGGGCAGCAGGGTGAGGAGCGGACAGTGGGGGGGTCTGCGGGCAGCACTGTGAGGGGGTCTGCGGGCAGCACTGTGAGGGGGTCTGCGGGCAGCAGGGTGGGGGGGTCTGCGGGCAGCAGGGGTTTGCGGGCAGCAGGGTGAGGGGTCTGTGGGCAGCAGGGTGAGGGGGGGTCTTACAGGATGAGGGGGTCTGCGGGCAGCAGGGTGAGGGGGGTCTGTGGGCAGCAGCGGACGGTGGGGGGGTCTGCGGGCAGCAGGGTGGGGGGGTCTGCGGGCAGCCGGGTGAGGGGGTTGCTGGCAGCAGGGTGAGGGGGTCTGCGGGCAGCAGGGCGGGGGGGCTGTGGGCAGCCAGAGCTGTGGGTTCTGCGGGCAGTTGGGGGTCTGTGGAAGGTGAGCGGCCCCTGTATTGTCACCCCTGACCCCCATATACGTGATGGTGGGCACTGGCGGGGCTCTCATGACTCTCCTCTCTGTGCAGACTGTCGGAGACGCTGGAGCTGGCGGATGATATGGCGATTGACATCCCGCACATCTGGCTGTACCTGGCGGAGTTAGTGACCCCCATGCTGAAGGAAGGGGGCATTTCTCTGAAGGAAATGATCACGTAGGTGCTTTCCGATGTGACAGCCGCTTGTCCGGTGCCGGCTGAGTGTCGCCTATGTGTTGTGGCGTGTTATATGTTGGTCAGTCGGGGCAGTGTGTCCGAGGGCTGCGGGGAGCGGGGTCCGAGGGGAGCGGGGTCCGAGGGCTGCAGGGAGCGGGGTCCGAGGGGAGCGGGGTCCGAGGGCTGCAGGGAGCGGGGTCCGAGGGCTGCGGGGAGCGGGGTCCGAGGGCTGCGGGGAGCGGGGTCCGAGGGGAGCGGGATCCGAGGGCTGCGGGGTCCGAGGGCTGCGGGGAGCGGGGTCCGAGGGCTGCGGGGTCCGAGGGCTGCGGGGTCCGAGGGCTGCGGGGTCCGAGGGCTGCGGGGTCCGAGGGCTGCGGGGAGCGGGGTCCGAGGGCTCCAGGACCCATGTCTCTTCTCTGTCTTACAGGGAGTTTAACAAGGCGCTGCTCCCCGTGGGACGGACCGGAGTCTTGTTGTCTGAAATATTGCACCTTCTATGCAAACAAATGGTAGGTTCCCCGGCTCGCCCCTGCGTGTCCCCCCAGCTCGCCCCTGCGTGTCCCCCCGGCTCGCCCCTGCGTGTCCCCCCGGCTCGCCCCTGCGTGTCCCCCACAGACATCTATACTGAGGCCCCTCCATCCACAATGTACGGCGGACGGTGTGAGCAGCTCTCTATGCTGTGACCATTTTGCGGATATTCTTGCTCTGCAGCGCCCCCACTGCTCACGTGTGATATCACAGACAGACGTTCTAATCCTGGACTGCTGCAGCGCTCTGTGCAGTGTCAGGGCTTTCAGTCACTGACTGACAGCAGTGTGAAGCAGTTTGAGGCTTCAGATCTGCATTTCCAGCCGTCTGCAGGAACGTAACATCTGGCAGAAATCTGTGAGTGCAGGGAGTGACCGGTCACTTTCTGTTCCAGAGCCATAAAAAAGTGGCCGCTGTGTGGAGAGAAACCGCCCTGAGGTGGAAAGACGTGCTGCCGGAGGGCGAGGACGTGCAGAGCTTCCTGAGCGAGAAGGTGGGTGCGCGCTGCGCGTCTGCGGACCTCCCTCATATACGGCACTGCATGCTATTATGTCACACGTCTCCCTGGCTGCGGTAGAATTTCACACATTACGCTTGGTGCGGTATTATTTTGTTGCCATTGTGACTCCACAGAACCTGGACTTCACGCTGTCGGACCGCTGCAGCCCATCAGAAAGTCTCTCTAGGAAGGAGATGACGACGGAGGAGCTGAACAAGCGGCTGGAGCAGCTGATCATTGAGGAGAGCGCCACTGACGAGCACATATTTGACTGGGTGGAAGTACGTACAGATCCCCGGTATACCCCCTCCTGTGCCCTTCGGACCCCCGACACACCCCATCCTGTGCCCTGCGAACCCCCGACACACCCCGTCCTGTGCCCTGCGGACCCCCGGCACATGCTCCATCCTGTGCCCTTCGGACCCCCGACACACCCCGTCCTGTGCCCTGCGGACCCCCGACACACCCTGTCCTGTGCCCTGCGGACCCCCGGCACATGCTCCATCCTGTGGCCTGCGGACCCCCGACACACCCTGTCCTGTGCCCTGCGGACCCCCGACACACCTCGTCCTGTGCCCTGCGGACCCCCGGCACATGCTCCATCTTGTGGCCTGCGGATCCCCAATCCACTCCGTACTGTGTATTGCGGACCCCCGACATGCTTTTTGTCCTGTGCCCTGCGGACCCCGGCACGCTCCATCCTGAGTAGTGCAGACCCCCGGTTTTTGGTTTCCTGCGTGTGATTTTGCTGCTCCTTGTTGTTCTCCAGGCGAATCTGGATGAAGGTCAGATGAGTTCTGCCGCGTTCCTTAGAGCTTTAATGACGGCGGTGTGCAAAGCGGCCATACTAGGTGAGTCCCGTCCGCTAACATGTGTCAGTTGGCTGCTCGCTGCTGGCAGTCACTGGCCGCTGTCTCTCCACAGGGGACTGTTCTTCCTGCCGCGTGGACACGTCCTTCCTAAAACAGAAGGTTCCCGTCTTACTAAAGTACATGGACTCCAATGTGGAGCGAGAACTACAAGCACTTTATGCCCTGCAAGCATTGATAGTAAAGCTGGATCAGCCTCCCAGTGAGTATGGGCGCGCGAGGTGTGGGGCGGGCGCGCGCGAGGTGTGGAGCAGGGTGTGGGGCGGGCGCGCGAGGTGTGGAGCGGGGCGCGTGAAGTGTGGAGCGGGGTGTGGCGCGGGCACATGATGGAGAGAATGGCGTGAGTGCAAAGGCGGGATGCGTAGTGGAGAGTGGGGTGCCAGACGGGGCTTGTAGTGAAAGCGGGGAGCATAGTGGGGAGCAGGGCATGGACGCAAGGTGGGGTCTGTGATGGGGAGTAGGATTCGGGTGCAAGGCATGGCATGTACTGAAGAGTACGGCACAGGCAAAGCATGTGGTTGGGAGCAGGGGGCATGGTGCGTGGCAGATCACATGGTGTGGAGCAGGATTTGTAGAGAGGAGCGACGGGCAGGGCACATGTTGGGGTGCGGCGTGCAGAGCGGGTGGTGGGGAGCGGCGTGCGGAGCGGGTGGTGGGGAGCGGTGCGGTTGCAGAGCGGGTGGTGGGGAGCGGCGTGCAGAGCGGGTGGTGGGGTGCGGCATGCGGAGCGGGTGGTGGGGAGCGGTGCGGTTGCAGAGCGGGTGGTGGGGAGCGGCGGGTGGTGGGGAGCGGCGTGCAGAGTTGGGTGGTGGGGTGCGGTTGCAGAGCGGGTGGTGGGGAGCGATGCGGTGTCAGCGGGTGGTGGGGAGCGGTGCGGTGTCAGAGCGGGTGGTGGGGAGCGGTGCGGTGTCAGAGCGGGTGGTGGGGAGCGGTGCGGTGTCAGAGCGGGTGGTGGGGAGCGGTGCGGTGTCAGAGCGGGTGGTGGGGAGCGGTGCGGTGTCAGAGCGGGTGGTGGGGAGCGGTGCGGTTGCAGAGCGGGTGGTGGGGAGCGGTGCGGTTGCAGAGCGGGTGGTGGGGAGCGGTGCGGTTGCAGAGCGGGTGGTGGGGAGCGGTGCGGTTGCAGAGCGGGTGGTGGGGAGCGGTGCGGTTGCAGAGCGGGTGGTGGGGAGCGGCGTGCGGTTGCAGGGCTGCCCATGGCTTCGGGCCATACACGCCATCCCTCTTGAGTAGGGCTGCAGCTGCTGACGCACCTCTTTTTCTCCCGGCAGACTTGCTGCGGATGTTTTTTGACTGTCTGTATGACGAGGAGGTGATATCGGAGGACGCGTTCTACAGGTGGGAGTCCAGTAAAGACCCCGCGGAGCAGAATGGGAAAGGAGTAGCACTAAAGTCGGTCACGGCCTTTTTCACGTGGCTGCGAGAGGCGGAGGAGGAGTCCGAGGACAACTAGAAGCCTGATGGAATGAGGTTGTGAGGAGGCTGCCGCTGCCGGGGAGGAGG from the Anomaloglossus baeobatrachus isolate aAnoBae1 chromosome 11, aAnoBae1.hap1, whole genome shotgun sequence genome contains:
- the EIF4G3 gene encoding eukaryotic translation initiation factor 4 gamma 3 isoform X7, which translates into the protein MSTQPQSRTPFAAGPRPTHHQGGFRPIQFFQRPQIQPPRATIQNSNPSIRASAQTPTAAVYQTNQHIMMVNHLPMPYAMPQGPQYCIPQYRHSTPPYLGPPQQYPVQPPGPSPFYPGPGPGDFPTPYGTPFYPSQPVYPSAPIIVPTQQPQQPPPPTKREKKTIRIRDPNQGGKDITEEIMSGGGSRNPTPPILRPSSTPTPPQIFCSRAHYHPLLYFKSQQLPNPAPEHSPVVYGTVESPHLTAAREHKTEERPKPESILPASTPVRPEPSDHGKCAVPEQPTESHPELLQTPGTIAVIASVPTAVEASAPAFPCHLGDDENTSPEYSPLDEAATTDEEVEEDLCKDALGLPEAADPPVTAQEMNGIGYDPPTTDSCVHEQGTGEEADTPEQAPPTDLSAECASPHVPLSSPLPADSPPPPLIAAAHCTTKSSPPAALPAIGTGHTGEDPSMAIVDGTAGSADIGLMDVDSELETSVTLLSLSSRKSPVEALAVAASPKMWQTPKDEGPEAEEAMAAEAEEPSDAAEDKVTEEEDGAGGKHPYLLATLPEENGQPEALRNGEDIASEGEGAEPAEAEEAYNHKPVPGAADQSPPDASPDVPSSPSSIVPSEGKRQYDRDFLLGFQFMPACVQKPEGLPPISDVVLDKINQPKLSMRTLDPRMLQKGPDFTPAYADFGRLAPGGRGVPLLNVGGPRRSQPGQRREPRKIIMNISVTDDVHLKKAENAWRPSVKRDSQAEDPESIRTQALFRKVRSILNKLTPQMFNQLMKQVMDLTVDTEERLKGVIDLVFEKAIDEPSFSVAYANMCRCLATLKVPMADKPGGTVNFRKLLLNRCQKEFEKDKADDDVFEKKQKDLELATTQPEEKTRLQEELEDARDKARRRSIGNIKFIGELFKLKMLTEAIMHDCVVKLLKNHDEESLECLCRLLTTIGKDLDFEKAKPRMDQYFHQMEKIVKERKTSSRIRFMLQDVIDLRLCNWVSRRADQGPKTIEQIHKEAKIEEQEEQRKVQQLMTKEKRRPAVQRVEEGGWNMVQGTKNNRVLDPTKFLKITKPTIDDKIQLVPKAQLGSWGKGSSGGAKTSETESLRPGAPGLNRFSALQPSISSTTSSAISELDSRRILTSHVTAGRERNDKPTPASTLASRPSSFLRGSSTKDLMDNHEEPRRETLHMPKTLPVSTEREKAPSVERKLREPAKCETPESDKSPVSEDELERKSKAIIDEFLHINDYKEAVQCVEELAVQGSLAIFVRVGVESTLERSQITRDHMGQLLYQLVQSGKLSQQNFYTGLSETLELADDMAIDIPHIWLYLAELVTPMLKEGGISLKEMITEFNKALLPVGRTGVLLSEILHLLCKQMSHKKVAAVWRETALRWKDVLPEGEDVQSFLSEKNLDFTLSDRCSPSESLSRKEMTTEELNKRLEQLIIEESATDEHIFDWVEANLDEGQMSSAAFLRALMTAVCKAAILGDCSSCRVDTSFLKQKVPVLLKYMDSNVERELQALYALQALIVKLDQPPNLLRMFFDCLYDEEVISEDAFYRWESSKDPAEQNGKGVALKSVTAFFTWLREAEEESEDN
- the EIF4G3 gene encoding eukaryotic translation initiation factor 4 gamma 3 isoform X11; translated protein: MSTQPQSRTPFAAGPRPTHHQFFQRPQIQPPRATIQNSNPSIRASAQTPTAAVYQTNQHIMMVNHLPMPYAMPQGPQYCIPQYRHSTPPYLGPPQQYPVQPPGPSPFYPGPGPGDFPTPYGTPFYPSQPVYPSAPIIVPTQQPQQPPPPTKREKKTIRIRDPNQGGKDITEEIMSGGGSRNPTPPILRPSSTPTPPQLPNPAPEHSPVVYGTVESPHLTAAREHKTEERPKPESILPASTPVRPEPSDHGKCAVPEQPTESHPELLQTPGTIAVIASVPTAVEASAPAFPCHLGDDENTSPEYSPLDEAATTDEEVEEDLCKDALGLPEAADPPVTAQEMNGIGYDPPTTDSCVHEQGTGEEADTPEQAPPTDLSAECASPHVPLSSPLPADSPPPPLIAAAHCTTKSSPPAALPAIGTGHTGEDPSMAIVDGTAGSADIGLMDVDSELETSVTLLSLSSRKSPVEALAVAASPKMWQTPKDEGPEAEEAMAAEAEEPSDAAEDKVTEEEDGAGGKHPYLLATLPEENGQPEALRNGEDIASEGEGAEPAEAEEAYNHKPVPGAADQSPPDASPDVPSSPSSIVPSEGKRQYDRDFLLGFQFMPACVQKPEGLPPISDVVLDKINQPKLSMRTLDPRMLQKGPDFTPAYADFGRLAPGGRGVPLLNVGGPRRSQPGQRREPRKIIMNISVTDDVHLKKAENAWRPSVKRDSQAEDPESIRTQALFRKVRSILNKLTPQMFNQLMKQVMDLTVDTEERLKGVIDLVFEKAIDEPSFSVAYANMCRCLATLKVPMADKPGGTVNFRKLLLNRCQKEFEKDKADDDVFEKKQKDLELATTPEEKTRLQEELEDARDKARRRSIGNIKFIGELFKLKMLTEAIMHDCVVKLLKNHDEESLECLCRLLTTIGKDLDFEKAKPRMDQYFHQMEKIVKERKTSSRIRFMLQDVIDLRLCNWVSRRADQGPKTIEQIHKEAKIEEQEEQRKVQQLMTKEKRRPAVQRVEEGGWNMVQGTKNNRVLDPTKFLKITKPTIDDKIQLVPKAQLGSWGKGSSGGAKTSETESLRPGAPGLNRFSALQPSISSTTSSAISELDSRRILTSHVTAGRERNDKPTPASTLASRPSSFLRGSSTKDLMDNHEEPRRETLHMPKTLPVSTEREKAPSVERKLREPAKCETPESDKSPVSEDELERKSKAIIDEFLHINDYKEAVQCVEELAVQGSLAIFVRVGVESTLERSQITRDHMGQLLYQLVQSGKLSQQNFYTGLSETLELADDMAIDIPHIWLYLAELVTPMLKEGGISLKEMITEFNKALLPVGRTGVLLSEILHLLCKQMSHKKVAAVWRETALRWKDVLPEGEDVQSFLSEKNLDFTLSDRCSPSESLSRKEMTTEELNKRLEQLIIEESATDEHIFDWVEANLDEGQMSSAAFLRALMTAVCKAAILGDCSSCRVDTSFLKQKVPVLLKYMDSNVERELQALYALQALIVKLDQPPNLLRMFFDCLYDEEVISEDAFYRWESSKDPAEQNGKGVALKSVTAFFTWLREAEEESEDN